In a genomic window of Deltaproteobacteria bacterium:
- a CDS encoding prepilin peptidase, producing the protein MIAYLLAFLAGLALGSFLNVVITRLPQGEPVWAGRSRCPQCRHPIPWYDNLPIISFIWLKGRCRFCQGDIPWRYPAVELAGGLLALGLWARFPGEPLLFAYGPFTAALVILTGLDLEHQWLPDIITLPGIALGLVLALILPHLSFSQALAGAVAGAALLQAIGWGYGKVTGRQGLGGGDVKLLALIGAFLGLKSIPVVILISATLGSLGGGMLAWKSGQGRLTPIPFGPFLGLAALVYLFAEPDLLGLIFW; encoded by the coding sequence ATGATCGCTTATCTTCTGGCCTTCCTGGCAGGTCTGGCTCTGGGGAGTTTCCTTAATGTGGTAATCACTCGGCTTCCCCAGGGGGAACCGGTGTGGGCCGGCCGGTCCCGCTGCCCGCAATGCCGCCACCCAATCCCCTGGTATGACAACCTGCCGATTATCAGTTTTATCTGGCTGAAAGGTAGATGCCGCTTCTGTCAGGGTGACATTCCGTGGCGCTATCCCGCTGTTGAATTGGCGGGCGGATTACTGGCCCTGGGGCTATGGGCCCGGTTCCCGGGGGAGCCGCTGCTGTTCGCCTATGGGCCGTTTACCGCCGCCCTGGTGATCCTGACCGGGCTTGATCTGGAACATCAGTGGCTTCCCGATATCATCACTCTACCCGGCATTGCTCTGGGGCTGGTCTTGGCCCTGATACTGCCCCATCTTTCCTTTAGCCAGGCGTTAGCCGGGGCAGTGGCAGGTGCCGCTCTGTTGCAAGCCATAGGCTGGGGTTATGGGAAAGTGACCGGGCGTCAGGGTTTGGGCGGCGGGGATGTCAAGCTGCTGGCTCTGATCGGGGCCTTTTTGGGCCTCAAATCGATTCCGGTGGTGATTCTGATCAGCGCCACCCTGGGGAGTCTAGGCGGCGGGATGTTGGCCTGGAAAAGCGGCCAGGGGCGCTTAACTCCGATCCCCTTCGGCCCTTTTCTGGGTTTGGCTGCTTTGGTCTACCTCTTTGCCGAGCCAGATCTACTTGGTTTAATATTCTGGTAG
- a CDS encoding glucose-6-phosphate isomerase yields MKRYQDAKWTRAMALTLDYNYAMADFVGVQNGLRSEELDELTTRIQEIDQDLKTRRQQGKLAFYELPYRQETITEVKNLAKPLLEWFWDFIVLGIGGSALGARALHQALCHPQHNLLALARRHHRPRLLVADNIDPDGFYGLLDAVDLRRTVFNVISKSGSTAETLSQFLFVYGMLKGRLGEARARDRVILTTDPEQGNLRRLAQSEGFRSLTIPPKVGGRFSIFSAVGMFPAEMVGIDIDELMAGARFMDVCLKEPEFKNNLAYRLAAIYYLFYTRKNRPIQVLMPYASSLSGVAEWFCQIWAESLGKKFNLQGQIVNVGPTPVRALGATDQHSQLQLYIEGPFDKVITFLEVENFQHHVALPSLYPELEGLSYLGGHTLNELIKAEKTATAFNLMRNGRPNLTIRLPEINAFTIGQLLFLFEVMTVSLGGLLGVNPLDQPGVEGGKHTTYGLMGRPGFEEYRQQLESAPPLREQYQII; encoded by the coding sequence ATGAAGCGTTATCAGGATGCAAAATGGACCCGCGCCATGGCCTTGACGCTGGATTATAATTATGCCATGGCCGACTTTGTGGGAGTACAAAATGGTTTGCGCTCCGAAGAACTGGATGAATTAACAACCCGTATTCAAGAGATCGACCAGGATTTAAAAACCCGCCGGCAACAGGGGAAATTAGCCTTTTATGAGCTTCCTTATCGGCAAGAGACCATCACCGAGGTCAAAAACCTGGCCAAACCCCTATTGGAGTGGTTCTGGGATTTTATTGTCCTGGGAATCGGCGGGTCAGCCCTGGGGGCCCGGGCCTTGCATCAGGCCCTGTGTCATCCCCAGCATAATCTATTGGCCCTCGCCCGGCGGCATCATAGGCCGCGGTTGTTGGTCGCGGATAATATTGATCCGGACGGCTTTTACGGCCTCTTAGACGCGGTCGATTTGCGTCGCACCGTCTTTAATGTTATATCTAAATCAGGTAGTACGGCCGAAACCCTGAGCCAATTCTTGTTTGTTTACGGAATGTTAAAAGGCCGGTTAGGAGAAGCACGAGCCCGAGATCGGGTGATCCTGACCACTGATCCAGAACAGGGTAATCTCCGCCGCCTGGCGCAATCGGAAGGGTTTAGAAGTCTTACCATCCCCCCCAAGGTGGGCGGCCGGTTTTCGATCTTCAGCGCGGTCGGCATGTTTCCGGCCGAAATGGTGGGGATTGACATAGATGAATTAATGGCCGGTGCCCGCTTTATGGATGTGTGCCTCAAGGAGCCGGAATTCAAAAATAATCTGGCGTATCGGCTGGCGGCGATTTATTATCTTTTCTATACCCGCAAGAATCGGCCGATTCAGGTATTAATGCCATATGCCTCGTCCCTGTCCGGGGTGGCGGAGTGGTTCTGCCAGATCTGGGCCGAAAGCCTGGGGAAAAAATTCAACCTCCAAGGTCAGATAGTCAACGTCGGCCCTACCCCGGTGCGAGCCTTGGGAGCCACGGATCAACACTCCCAGCTTCAGCTTTATATTGAGGGTCCATTTGATAAAGTAATTACTTTTTTAGAGGTGGAAAACTTTCAGCATCACGTGGCGCTTCCCTCCCTCTACCCAGAGCTCGAAGGCTTAAGTTATCTGGGCGGTCATACCCTGAACGAACTGATCAAAGCGGAGAAAACCGCCACCGCCTTCAATCTCATGCGCAACGGACGTCCCAATCTGACCATCCGGCTCCCGGAGATCAATGCCTTTACCATCGGACAACTGCTCTTCCTTTTTGAGGTAATGACCGTAAGCTTGGGAGGACTATTGGGGGTAAATCCTCTGGACCAGCCTGGGGTGGAGGGGGGCAAGCATACCACCTATGGCCTGATGGGCCGACCGGGATTTGAGGAGTATCGACAGCAACTAGAGAGTGCCCCACCCCTCCGGGAACAATATCAAATCATCTGA